One part of the Patescibacteria group bacterium genome encodes these proteins:
- a CDS encoding YbaB/EbfC family nucleoid-associated protein, producing MFSKLKQFKDLRSQAKTMQNALAEENIVIEKNGTKVSLNGNLEISQVSLNENLSKNSQEEILKDCLNEAIKKAQRLMAKKLQEMGGLPGLM from the coding sequence ATGTTCAGCAAACTAAAACAATTCAAAGACTTAAGAAGCCAGGCTAAGACCATGCAGAATGCTTTAGCTGAAGAAAATATCGTGATAGAAAAAAACGGCACTAAAGTCAGCTTAAATGGTAACTTAGAAATCAGCCAGGTCAGCCTTAACGAAAATCTAAGCAAAAACTCTCAGGAAGAGATATTAAAAGACTGCCTGAATGAAGCGATTAAAAAAGCCCAGAGACTCATGGCTAAAAAACTCCAAGAAATGGGAGGCTTGCCGGGCTTGATGTAA
- the recR gene encoding recombination mediator RecR has translation MNYPKSIQNLIDFFKELPSVGPKTAERYVFHLLKKPEAQIKLWASYLNDLKANTTICNSCQAISESNPCHICQDDKRQKQILCLVKNTQDLAAIEATRQFSGRYFVLDGLINTIEDIGPNDINVSLLMKKIKNEGIQELIIALDFTLEGETTTLYLNKALKDYNVNISRLARGLPAGSNLEYADETTLATALKNRNQI, from the coding sequence ATGAACTATCCTAAATCAATCCAAAACTTGATTGATTTCTTCAAAGAATTGCCTAGCGTCGGACCAAAAACAGCTGAACGCTATGTTTTTCATTTACTCAAGAAACCTGAAGCTCAAATAAAGTTATGGGCCTCCTATCTCAACGATCTTAAGGCTAATACCACTATCTGTAATTCCTGCCAAGCTATTTCGGAAAGTAATCCCTGCCATATCTGCCAGGATGATAAAAGACAAAAACAGATCCTCTGCTTAGTTAAGAACACTCAGGACTTAGCGGCGATTGAAGCCACTCGCCAATTCTCTGGACGTTATTTTGTCTTAGACGGACTTATAAATACGATTGAAGATATCGGGCCCAATGATATCAACGTCTCTCTGCTGATGAAAAAGATAAAAAACGAAGGCATCCAGGAACTGATCATTGCCCTAGATTTTACCCTTGAAGGAGAAACAACTACCCTCTATCTTAATAAAGCCCTAAAAGATTATAATGTAAATATCAGCCGCCTAGCTCGAGGGCTGCCGGCCGGCTCTAATCTGGAATATGCAGATGAAACTACCTTGGCGACGGCTTTAAAAAATAGAAACCAAATATAA
- the mtaB gene encoding tRNA (N(6)-L-threonylcarbamoyladenosine(37)-C(2))-methylthiotransferase MtaB, producing MLKVDFDANKSINLGPRFLIRTLGCKVNQYDSADLRRLLEQAGFMAVADRLDLVILNTCAVTLAAISKDKQALNKLKSDNKQAKLVVMGCWPKTYQPAIKADLVWGVGDLPKLVAQIKKIVKFSGFKYLESGLTVTDRSRYFLKVGDGCNQFCSYCVIPFARGRVKSRSEIELIQEARLAVKAGYREIVLSGIHLGLYGQDLRGHVNLVSLLKKLVKINGLGRLRLSSIEINEVDDQLIELIASNKKLCRHLHISLQAGSDKILKLMKRPYLVKDFRQRIEKIRQSMPDIALSTDIIVGFPGENEADFQMTYDFAKEMSFSKIHVFSFSAHPQTAAYKLSSRVSDGKIKERSQKLRALSDRLEKKYREAILRKYQGKSMAVIIDQKKRGKTEFHFDLDLRQDIGRPGEMLNVKV from the coding sequence ATGCTCAAAGTCGATTTTGATGCTAACAAATCAATAAATTTAGGCCCGCGGTTTTTGATTAGGACCCTGGGTTGCAAGGTTAACCAATATGATTCAGCCGACCTGAGAAGGCTTTTAGAACAGGCTGGATTCATGGCGGTGGCCGATAGGCTCGACTTGGTAATCTTGAACACCTGTGCCGTGACTCTAGCTGCGATTAGCAAAGATAAACAAGCTTTGAATAAATTAAAATCAGACAATAAACAGGCCAAGTTAGTTGTGATGGGGTGCTGGCCCAAGACCTATCAGCCGGCAATCAAGGCGGATTTGGTGTGGGGCGTAGGCGATTTGCCCAAGTTAGTAGCTCAGATCAAAAAAATAGTAAAATTTTCTGGTTTTAAGTATTTAGAGAGTGGTTTGACAGTGACTGACCGTTCGCGCTATTTCTTGAAAGTCGGCGACGGTTGCAACCAATTTTGTTCTTACTGCGTCATTCCTTTCGCTCGTGGAAGGGTCAAGAGCCGAAGCGAAATAGAATTAATTCAGGAGGCGCGTTTAGCTGTTAAGGCCGGATATAGAGAAATAGTCTTATCTGGTATTCACCTTGGTCTTTATGGTCAGGATCTCCGGGGACATGTCAACTTGGTTTCTCTGCTTAAAAAATTGGTCAAGATTAATGGTTTAGGCCGCTTGCGCTTAAGCTCGATCGAAATAAATGAAGTTGACGATCAGCTGATAGAGCTAATCGCTTCAAATAAGAAGCTGTGTCGGCATCTGCATATTTCTTTGCAAGCCGGTTCGGATAAGATTTTAAAATTAATGAAGCGTCCTTATCTGGTAAAGGACTTTCGCCAGAGGATTGAAAAAATTCGTCAGAGCATGCCGGACATCGCCTTGAGTACCGATATCATTGTCGGCTTTCCGGGTGAGAACGAAGCGGATTTTCAAATGACATATGATTTTGCTAAAGAGATGTCTTTTAGCAAGATTCATGTCTTTTCTTTTTCCGCCCACCCTCAGACTGCCGCCTATAAGCTCAGCAGCCGGGTGAGCGACGGGAAGATTAAGGAGCGTTCGCAGAAATTGCGGGCGCTGTCTGATCGTTTAGAGAAAAAATATCGAGAAGCGATCTTGAGAAAGTATCAAGGGAAAAGCATGGCGGTGATTATCGACCAGAAGAAGCGAGGTAAGACCGAGTTC
- the dnaB gene encoding replicative DNA helicase — protein sequence MTKTDNILEKLPPQSLEAEESLLSCLLIDKDTIIKVVDHVMPHDFYKDIHKTIYETIRELYNSQEPIDIITLANRLEEKKQLSLIGGRTYLAYLSNLVATSANAGHYANIIQRKATLRRLQQAASEIMTMSYEEEREIDEILDETEKKIFSVSRKYLKNAFLPIDNLLTAAFDRIDELHKKSGKLRGLSTGFLDLDNLLAGLQKSDLIILAARPSVGKTSLALDIARQAAIKNKEGVGIFSLEMSKEQLVDRILCAQANVSLWKMRTGNLSEKDDDNDFARIGEAMGKLAEAPIYIDDSGTLSIMEIRAKARRLQMEKGLGLIVIDYLQLMEGRGKYGDNRVQEIAEISRGLKSIARELNIPILALAQLSRAVEATHPAIPKLSHLRDSGSIEQDADIVMFIYRKAADRGYNPNDLPMDERYRAEIHIAKHRNGPTGVVNLFFDENTVSFKNLHKQSGPEGPVQF from the coding sequence ATGACTAAAACCGACAACATCCTGGAGAAGCTGCCACCCCAAAGCCTAGAAGCTGAAGAATCGCTCTTAAGCTGTCTTTTAATAGATAAAGATACGATTATCAAGGTTGTCGACCACGTCATGCCTCATGATTTCTATAAGGATATCCATAAGACGATATATGAAACCATCCGGGAACTATACAACAGCCAGGAACCAATAGACATCATCACTCTGGCCAACCGTTTGGAAGAAAAAAAACAGCTTAGCCTAATCGGTGGCCGCACCTACCTAGCCTATCTTTCCAATCTGGTCGCCACCTCAGCCAACGCCGGCCATTACGCCAATATCATCCAAAGAAAAGCGACCTTGCGCCGTTTACAACAAGCGGCTAGTGAAATCATGACCATGAGCTACGAGGAAGAGAGAGAGATAGACGAGATCCTCGATGAAACTGAAAAGAAGATATTCAGCGTTTCCCGCAAATACCTGAAAAACGCTTTCTTGCCGATCGATAACCTGCTAACCGCCGCCTTCGACCGCATCGATGAGCTCCACAAAAAAAGCGGCAAGCTTAGAGGCTTGAGCACCGGCTTCTTGGATTTGGACAACCTGTTAGCCGGTCTGCAGAAATCCGACCTTATCATCCTAGCCGCCCGCCCCTCTGTCGGAAAAACATCCCTAGCTTTAGATATCGCCCGGCAAGCAGCCATTAAGAATAAAGAAGGGGTCGGTATCTTTTCCTTAGAAATGAGTAAAGAACAATTAGTCGACCGCATCCTCTGCGCCCAAGCGAATGTCAGCCTTTGGAAGATGCGCACAGGCAATTTATCAGAAAAGGATGATGATAATGATTTCGCTCGCATCGGCGAAGCGATGGGTAAGCTGGCTGAAGCCCCGATCTATATCGATGACTCCGGCACCCTCTCTATCATGGAGATTAGAGCTAAGGCTCGACGTCTCCAGATGGAAAAAGGTCTGGGCTTGATTGTAATCGACTATTTGCAATTAATGGAAGGACGAGGCAAATATGGCGATAACCGCGTCCAAGAAATCGCTGAAATCAGCCGTGGCCTCAAATCTATCGCTCGCGAATTAAATATACCGATCCTAGCCCTGGCCCAGCTGTCGCGCGCAGTAGAAGCAACTCATCCGGCCATCCCCAAACTATCACACTTGCGTGATTCCGGTTCCATCGAGCAGGACGCCGATATCGTCATGTTCATCTACCGCAAAGCGGCCGACCGGGGCTATAACCCTAACGACCTGCCTATGGATGAAAGATACCGCGCCGAAATCCATATCGCCAAACATCGTAACGGTCCGACCGGAGTAGTCAATCTGTTCTTTGATGAAAACACCGTCAGCTTTAAAAACTTACATAAACAATCCGGCCCCGAAGGTCCGGTCCAATTCTAA